ATATCGATGCGCGAGATCCCTGAGCGCAGGGCGGCCTTCAGAATCAAGTTGCGGATCCGGCCGTCCTCGTGCAACTGCTTGGCGTACGACTTGGGGTTGGCGAACCAGCGCGACTCCCAGGGCTTGTTGATGCCCAGTCGAAAACCAATCGGGTGGACCTTCCGTCCCATACTTGCTCCTCTCCCCTAGACCTACGACGCAGCCTGGCCGCGTTCGCGCAGCACGATTGTGATGTGCGAAGAACCTTTCTGAATCGGCTTGAACCGCCCGCGGGCCCCGAACCGGCGCCAGCGGCGCGTCGGACCTTCGTCGGCCGAGGCCGTGTGCACAAACAGGTCATCCCGGCTCAGGCCGAAATTCTGCTCGGCATTGGCTATCGCCGACCGCAGAACCTTGGCCACCGGATCCGACCCGGCGTTGCGGGTGAAGCGCAGCACTTCCATCGCCTCATTGGCCGGCCGACCCCGGATCATGTCCACC
This genomic window from Anaerolineales bacterium contains:
- the rplV gene encoding 50S ribosomal protein L22 gives rise to the protein MAEHRDVRAVARFIPVSTRKVRLVVDMIRGRPANEAMEVLRFTRNAGSDPVAKVLRSAIANAEQNFGLSRDDLFVHTASADEGPTRRWRRFGARGRFKPIQKGSSHITIVLRERGQAAS